The Euleptes europaea isolate rEulEur1 chromosome 19, rEulEur1.hap1, whole genome shotgun sequence genome includes a window with the following:
- the HES3 gene encoding transcription factor HES-3: MEKKRRARINVSLDQLKALLEKHYSHQIRKRKLEKADILELSVKYMRSLQRSVQGLPPPPAKSADFQAGFRSCLQGVRQFLVRSEAAGAAASFLRLHDFARALPAFSTTDSGPEPRRAPQWPSPAKARPAKPPPPPRVRGSQASAPSGESRSQPRSHAAGSQQVRLWRPW; the protein is encoded by the exons atgGAGAAGAAGAGGCGAGCGCGCATCAACGTCTCTCTGGACCAGCTCAAAGCGCTGTTAGAAAAGCACTATTCCCACCAG ATCCGGAAGCGCAAGCTGGAGAAGGCCGATATCCTGGAGTTGAGCGTGAAGTACATGCGGAGCCTGCAGCGCTCGGTCCAAG ggctgccgccgccgcccgccaaGAGCGCCGACTTCCAGGCCGGCTTCCGGAGCTGCCTGCAAGGCGTGCGCCAGTTCCTGGTGCGCTCCGAAGCTGCCGGCGCGGCCGCCTCCTTCCTGCGCCTCCACGACTTCGCCCGCGCTCTGCCTGCCTTCAGCACCACGGACAGCGGCCCGGAGCCTCGGCGCGCCCCCCAGTGGCCGAGCCCCGCCAAGGCCCGGCCGGccaagccgccgccgccgccgcgagtTCGAGGGAGCCAGGCGTCCGCCCCGTCGGGGGAGAGCCGGAGCCAGCCGAGGAGCCACGCCGCCGGGAGCCAACAGGTCCGGCTGTGGCGACCCTGgtaa